One region of Bactrocera neohumeralis isolate Rockhampton chromosome 5, APGP_CSIRO_Bneo_wtdbg2-racon-allhic-juicebox.fasta_v2, whole genome shotgun sequence genomic DNA includes:
- the LOC126758260 gene encoding RNA-binding protein 12: MVSLKDFLSKLLIFHALIALSIADVSHLRSAYLPPYHSKPLHVAPSQELAAPPQPQVQHDEVPQAQLDVILLDESANGNSHALKDVDQSLDNEPVAIVHQSSTDDNAASESASDPFFQPSFGGFPGAGIAPSFGGPTYPGQGFTGAGFPGQGFAGQGFPAAGFTGQGFAGQGFPGQALSGAGFAGQGFPGQGFPGQGFPASGFAGQGFPGQGFSGAAFPGQGFSGQGFPGQGFSGAGFPGQGFSGQGFAGQGFPVAGFPGAGFPGQGFPPQAGGFPGLPYQTQQQSGGDFNTPQPIEGLNTRVHTTRIASDTVYGANGGYVYDKPK; encoded by the exons ATGGTAAGTCTTAaagatttt CTTTCCAAATTACTTATCTTCCACGCTCTGATTGCGTTGAGTATCGCCGATGTCAGCCATTTGAGAAGCGCTTACTTGCCTCCCTACCACAGTAAACCACTGCACGTTGCACCAAGTCAAGAACTTGCAGCGCCGCCACAACCACAAGTGCAACATGACGAAGTACCACAAGCCCAACTGGATGTTATTTTACTTGACGAGTCGGCCAATGGTAACTCACATGCTTTAAAAGATGTTGACCAATCGCTGGATAATGAGCCCGTTGCAATAGTACACCAAAGTTCTACAGATGATAACGCCGCCAGTGAATCTGCCAGCGATCCGTTCTTCCAACCTAGTTTTGGTGGCTTTCCAGGCGCTGGAATTGCACCCAGCTTTGGTGGGCCAACATATCCGGGTCAAGGTTTTACGGGAGCAGGCTTTCCAGGACAGGGTTTCGCAGGACAAGGTTTTCCTGCAGCAGGCTTCACAGGACAAGGTTTCGCTGGTCAAGGATTTCCAGGACAAGCCTTGTCTGGAGCTGGCTTCGCAGGACAAGGTTTCCCGGGACAAGGCTTTCCTGGACAAGGTTTTCCAGCTTCAGGCTTCGCAGGACAAG GTTTCCCAGGGCAGGGCTTTTCGGGAGCTGCCTTTCCTGGCCAAGGATTCTCAGGTCAAGGTTTCCCAGGACAAGGATTCTCTGGAGCTGGCTTTCCTGGACAGGGTTTCTCAGGTCAAGGCTTTGCTGGACAGGGCTTTCCGGTAGCTGGATTTCCCGGCGCAGGCTTCCCCGGTCAAGGCTTCCCACCACAAGCGGGCGGTTTCCCAGGCTTACCTTACCAAACACAGCAACAGTCCGGCGGCGATTTCAACACACCACAGCCCATAGAGGGCCTCAACACTCGTGTGCACACAACGCGCATAGCCAGCGATACAGTTTATGGCGCAAACGGCGGTTATGTCTACGACAagcccaaataa